A portion of the Paenibacillus sp. PvR098 genome contains these proteins:
- a CDS encoding acetamidase/formamidase family protein, with protein MKNRVNKASRIGMMLGVVTILIVPSFGFASANSMPLQPTTLEKVEGQYYVPSTIENIRWGHLPNRDSKAVLTVPSGSAVTFDTVSHEGIVEDQGRNPVQYFGSHGIPADQVLEDAKAIAASPIAHDFDKDGPHVVTGPVAIEGAEPGDVLKVEVLSLQTRVPYGVISNRHYKGALPGEFPENKGPQEGASAEHPELYNNVSVFTPIEEINGKWYGILPTENNQKVRFPIHPFLGVMGVAPDSSERIHSVPPTETGGNIDINELGVGSTLYLPVKISGALFYTGDPHFAQGDGEVALTALEASLRGTLRLTVLKNGDPSIPRNGEFTQPFAETEDYWIPIGLDPDLDEAMKEAVRESITFLSDKLGMNRAVAYAYLSAATDYEVSQVVDRTKGVHGLIRKIDFLESLKVHVNVNGTHISPSVINDKFYVPLRDIVEGLGGMIEWDSTTRSAIATLQGKSITVKNDSTIYTIDGKAVYHEGMPLIINEKTMVPVKAVREIIGAYVNWTTSGTQLNAAIALHNK; from the coding sequence GTGAAGAACAGAGTGAACAAGGCTTCAAGGATAGGTATGATGTTAGGTGTGGTAACAATTCTTATCGTACCATCATTTGGTTTTGCCAGCGCGAACAGTATGCCGCTTCAACCCACTACACTGGAAAAAGTCGAAGGACAATATTATGTTCCATCAACCATAGAAAATATTCGTTGGGGACACCTGCCCAATCGAGACAGCAAAGCTGTACTGACCGTTCCTTCCGGAAGTGCTGTAACCTTCGACACGGTCTCTCATGAAGGTATTGTCGAAGACCAGGGACGGAATCCGGTTCAATATTTTGGATCTCACGGTATTCCAGCAGATCAAGTGTTGGAGGATGCCAAAGCGATTGCCGCCTCTCCCATCGCGCATGATTTTGACAAAGACGGTCCTCACGTCGTTACAGGACCCGTTGCGATCGAAGGCGCGGAGCCAGGCGATGTATTAAAGGTTGAGGTTCTGTCGTTGCAAACAAGGGTGCCTTATGGCGTTATTTCGAACCGACACTATAAAGGAGCATTACCCGGGGAATTCCCGGAAAATAAGGGGCCTCAAGAAGGCGCCAGTGCTGAACATCCCGAATTATATAATAACGTATCCGTCTTCACCCCTATTGAGGAAATCAATGGAAAATGGTACGGTATTCTTCCCACGGAGAACAATCAGAAGGTAAGATTTCCGATCCATCCATTCCTCGGTGTTATGGGAGTAGCACCAGATTCGAGCGAAAGAATACATTCGGTTCCTCCAACCGAAACCGGAGGTAATATCGATATTAATGAATTAGGGGTAGGATCAACGCTTTATCTTCCTGTTAAAATCAGCGGAGCTCTTTTCTATACCGGAGACCCGCACTTTGCACAAGGCGACGGCGAGGTCGCTTTAACCGCATTGGAAGCATCGCTGCGTGGAACCTTACGTTTAACCGTACTCAAAAATGGCGATCCATCCATTCCTCGTAACGGCGAGTTTACACAACCTTTTGCCGAAACGGAAGATTACTGGATTCCGATCGGTCTGGATCCCGATCTGGATGAAGCGATGAAAGAAGCGGTTCGTGAATCTATCACTTTCTTATCAGACAAACTGGGAATGAACCGCGCAGTGGCTTATGCTTATCTCAGCGCCGCAACAGATTATGAAGTATCTCAGGTCGTGGATCGAACCAAGGGAGTACACGGCCTCATTCGTAAAATCGATTTCCTGGAATCGCTCAAAGTCCATGTGAATGTCAATGGAACGCACATTTCGCCTTCTGTAATTAACGACAAGTTCTATGTGCCCCTTCGCGACATTGTCGAAGGTTTAGGCGGAATGATAGAGTGGGACAGCACAACAAGATCAGCTATCGCCACTCTACAAGGCAAAAGCATAACGGTAAAGAACGACTCCACCATTTATACCATTGACGGAAAAGCAGTATATCACGAGGGCATGCCACTGATTATTAATGAAAAAACCATGGTTCCAGTAAAAGCGGTCAGAGAGATCATCGGGGCCTATGTCAATTGGACGACCTCCGGTACGCAATTAAACGCAGCTATTGCACTTCATAATAAATAA
- a CDS encoding PTS mannitol transporter subunit IICBA yields MNTEAAQQPSSGGIRVAVQRFGRFLSGMVMPNIGAFIAWGLITALFIPTGWIPNEYLAKLVGPMITYLLPVLIGYTGGQMIHGSRGGVIGAVVTMGVVVGATIPMFLGAMIVGPASAWVLKQFDKAVEGKIRSGFEMLVNNFSAGIIGAGLALVAYTGVGPVVQVISNILAAGVQFLVNAGLLPLANVLIEPGKILFLNNAINHGVLGPIALDQAAKTGQSIIFMLESNPGPGLGILLAYWLVGRGTAKQSAPGAAIIHFFGGIHEIYFPYILMNPRLILAAITGGVVGTFTFALFNAGLVATASPGSIFAYIAMAPRGGLFPVLAGVVTATVASFLVAALLLKTSRKDEQEEDLEQAAEKMKQMKNAGKAEAAVAEAPVVENKKSEVNKIVFSCDAGMGSSAMGASILRKKMKAADVDVTVINTAISEIPQDADIVITHKTLTDRAKGQAPNAEHISIDNFLKSPEYDELVKRLS; encoded by the coding sequence GTGAATACAGAGGCAGCGCAGCAGCCTTCTTCCGGAGGTATTCGGGTGGCCGTACAACGCTTCGGTCGATTCCTGAGCGGTATGGTGATGCCGAATATCGGCGCTTTCATCGCATGGGGATTGATCACGGCTTTATTTATTCCAACGGGTTGGATTCCAAACGAATATTTGGCTAAGCTGGTAGGCCCTATGATCACTTATTTGCTTCCCGTTCTTATAGGGTATACCGGGGGACAAATGATTCACGGTTCCCGCGGTGGAGTGATCGGTGCTGTAGTAACCATGGGAGTCGTGGTAGGTGCGACGATCCCAATGTTTCTGGGGGCTATGATCGTCGGACCGGCTTCGGCGTGGGTTTTGAAGCAGTTTGACAAAGCAGTGGAAGGCAAGATCCGTTCCGGCTTTGAAATGCTCGTCAATAACTTTTCGGCTGGTATTATCGGGGCCGGGTTGGCTCTGGTAGCGTATACGGGAGTGGGCCCGGTCGTTCAAGTCATCAGTAATATCTTGGCAGCGGGTGTTCAATTCTTGGTCAATGCGGGACTGCTTCCGCTGGCGAACGTCCTGATCGAGCCGGGTAAAATTCTTTTCTTGAACAACGCGATCAATCATGGTGTGTTGGGTCCCATTGCTTTGGATCAAGCGGCCAAAACAGGACAATCGATTATTTTCATGCTGGAATCGAATCCCGGACCAGGACTGGGTATCCTGCTGGCTTACTGGTTGGTAGGTCGCGGTACGGCGAAGCAATCCGCTCCCGGCGCAGCGATCATCCACTTCTTTGGCGGAATCCACGAGATTTACTTCCCTTACATTTTGATGAATCCGCGGTTGATTTTGGCTGCAATTACAGGTGGTGTAGTCGGAACGTTCACCTTCGCTTTATTTAATGCAGGTCTGGTCGCCACAGCATCGCCGGGGAGTATTTTCGCTTACATCGCTATGGCGCCAAGAGGCGGTTTGTTCCCTGTACTGGCCGGCGTGGTGACGGCAACGGTTGCTTCGTTCCTGGTAGCTGCTCTTCTGCTCAAAACGAGCCGTAAAGATGAGCAGGAAGAAGATTTGGAGCAAGCGGCTGAAAAAATGAAGCAAATGAAAAATGCAGGCAAAGCCGAAGCTGCAGTTGCCGAAGCTCCAGTTGTTGAGAACAAGAAGTCTGAAGTGAACAAAATTGTATTTTCTTGTGATGCCGGGATGGGTTCCAGCGCAATGGGGGCTTCCATTTTGAGAAAGAAAATGAAAGCAGCCGACGTAGATGTAACCGTCATTAATACGGCGATCAGTGAGATTCCACAGGATGCGGATATCGTGATCACGCATAAAACCCTGACGGATCGCGCCAAAGGGCAAGCGCCGAATGCTGAGCATATATCGATCGACAATTTCCTGAAAAGCCCGGAATACGATGAACTCGTCAAACGGTTGAGCTAA
- a CDS encoding SagB family peptide dehydrogenase — MSLDAFIHYLHYDTDKARPPDWEVDWEDAPLPYKLYRGLPVVSLCPEVPLTLEGGRGWGKPDIRRIAHFLWYVFGLTQVCQSVIPLDSTEHAVGSMPFKRRFVPSGGGLYPNELYVYLKLEDLPQGVYHYDVAHHQLILLREGDFDSYLARALGSRCDVSACFGAVFVSTLFWKNFFKYHNFGYRLQGLDAGVLIGQLLEVAKRFGISSGVYFQFLDLAVNHLLGITEQEESVYAVIPLSAAPEITWFANRRDDDAMVSAAELCRELPVVQHQHYVRSQRVREYPMLIRMNEVSLLDSPHSFRRIVGEKKAAEAGPVQAVILPSVNRLSYDLAPVCRKRYSPEMDFVMGRISEPNLAALLQEAAKSFLYRNDLDGACENPVPRVRLYCCLRGVEGIPDGAYRYDSTHHLLRQVRPGDHRLRLQQGMSLDNVNLYQVPLSLHVAGDKDHLLTLLGYRGYRIQQMEAGMLVQRLLLAAFAMGMGGHPLLGYDVNLCDEIYHMARHGQTSLIQVPVGPYRDRPRLSGGLHG, encoded by the coding sequence ATGAGTCTGGATGCCTTTATACATTATTTGCATTATGACACGGATAAGGCCAGGCCCCCGGATTGGGAGGTAGATTGGGAAGATGCGCCGCTTCCGTATAAGCTCTACCGCGGTTTGCCAGTGGTTTCTTTATGTCCGGAAGTGCCGCTGACGTTAGAAGGAGGGCGAGGGTGGGGGAAGCCCGATATCCGCAGAATCGCTCATTTTTTATGGTACGTATTCGGACTCACGCAGGTGTGTCAGTCCGTCATTCCTTTGGATTCCACGGAACATGCCGTGGGCTCCATGCCGTTTAAGCGCCGGTTTGTTCCCTCAGGGGGTGGGCTGTATCCCAACGAATTATACGTTTATTTGAAGCTGGAAGACTTGCCTCAAGGGGTTTACCACTATGATGTGGCTCATCATCAGTTGATACTGCTGCGCGAAGGTGATTTCGATTCCTATCTGGCTAGGGCGCTGGGCAGCCGCTGTGACGTATCGGCTTGTTTTGGCGCGGTATTTGTTTCGACCCTATTTTGGAAAAACTTTTTTAAATACCACAACTTTGGCTACAGGCTGCAGGGTCTGGATGCCGGCGTGCTGATCGGACAACTGCTGGAAGTGGCCAAACGGTTTGGTATTTCCTCGGGAGTGTATTTCCAGTTTCTTGATCTGGCCGTCAATCATCTGCTGGGGATAACCGAACAGGAGGAGAGTGTGTATGCGGTGATTCCTCTGTCGGCTGCCCCTGAGATCACATGGTTTGCAAACCGCAGAGACGATGATGCCATGGTCTCTGCCGCTGAATTGTGCCGGGAGCTGCCGGTTGTTCAGCATCAGCACTATGTCCGGTCACAGAGGGTCAGGGAGTATCCGATGCTGATCCGGATGAATGAAGTGTCCTTGCTGGACTCGCCTCACTCGTTTCGGCGGATCGTGGGGGAGAAGAAAGCTGCCGAAGCAGGCCCAGTCCAGGCGGTGATTCTACCTTCAGTCAACCGGCTCTCGTATGATCTGGCACCGGTCTGTAGAAAGCGCTATTCACCGGAAATGGATTTCGTGATGGGCCGGATAAGTGAGCCGAACTTGGCCGCGCTGCTGCAGGAGGCGGCGAAATCCTTTCTGTATCGCAACGATTTGGATGGAGCCTGTGAGAACCCTGTGCCCCGCGTCCGGCTGTATTGCTGCCTGCGTGGGGTCGAAGGAATTCCGGACGGCGCATACCGCTATGACAGTACTCATCATTTGCTCAGGCAGGTACGTCCCGGGGACCATCGGCTCAGGCTGCAGCAGGGGATGTCCCTGGACAATGTGAATCTGTACCAAGTTCCGCTCAGCCTGCATGTGGCGGGGGATAAGGACCATCTTCTTACGTTACTAGGGTACAGAGGCTATCGTATTCAACAAATGGAAGCGGGTATGCTCGTCCAGCGTCTGCTGCTGGCGGCATTCGCCATGGGGATGGGGGGGCATCCGCTTCTCGGATATGATGTGAACTTGTGTGATGAGATCTACCATATGGCCCGGCATGGACAAACGAGCCTGATTCAAGTCCCGGTCGGTCCTTATCGTGATCGCCCCCGATTGTCGGGAGGATTGCATGGTTAA
- a CDS encoding mannitol-1-phosphate 5-dehydrogenase produces MKAVHFGAGNIGRGFIGLLLSRSGYEVCFIDVNDTLVSQLQQRGEYTVTLANEAHDSAVVSGVTAINGKDLDQVAEAVANADLVTTAVGVTILKHIAGGIAKGIEQRLSRSSAPLHVIACENAIGGSSQLKEHVYSQLSEEIRGKVDQYVAFPDAAVDRIVPIQHHEDPLKVTVEPFYEWVVDRSRMIEGFNEVKGIHYVDELTPYIERKLFTVNTGHSTAAYLGYLHGFSTIQESMADVGITSRVQQVMEETGEMLVKKYGFDPEEHMGYIHKILDRFRNPYLTDEVERVGRSPIRKLSPNDRLVRPALQAFELGIQPNHLALAMAAALLFDNAEDPEAVELQSAIQALGINQAVTQYTSIPEEHPVHALILNHVHQLKQKAHS; encoded by the coding sequence ATGAAGGCCGTTCATTTCGGAGCGGGTAATATCGGCAGAGGCTTTATCGGACTGCTGCTATCGAGGTCAGGCTATGAAGTTTGCTTTATAGACGTCAATGACACGCTGGTCTCCCAATTGCAGCAAAGAGGCGAATATACAGTGACCTTGGCCAACGAAGCCCATGACTCTGCGGTAGTGAGCGGTGTTACGGCGATCAATGGAAAAGACCTGGATCAAGTAGCAGAAGCTGTTGCAAATGCGGACCTTGTCACTACGGCTGTCGGAGTGACGATACTAAAGCACATTGCCGGAGGGATTGCCAAAGGCATTGAACAACGGCTTTCGCGCTCCAGCGCCCCTCTGCATGTTATTGCATGTGAGAATGCGATCGGCGGAAGCTCGCAGCTGAAAGAGCATGTCTATTCCCAATTGAGCGAAGAAATCCGCGGTAAAGTGGATCAATACGTAGCGTTCCCGGATGCTGCGGTGGATCGGATCGTTCCTATCCAGCATCACGAGGATCCGCTTAAAGTAACGGTGGAGCCATTCTATGAATGGGTGGTTGACCGTTCAAGAATGATTGAGGGTTTTAACGAAGTCAAAGGAATTCACTATGTGGATGAATTGACGCCTTATATTGAACGGAAGCTCTTTACCGTCAATACGGGGCACAGCACTGCTGCTTATCTTGGATACCTGCACGGCTTCTCCACGATTCAGGAATCGATGGCGGATGTGGGGATTACATCGCGGGTCCAGCAGGTGATGGAAGAAACTGGCGAAATGCTTGTAAAAAAGTACGGTTTTGATCCGGAAGAGCATATGGGGTATATCCATAAAATTTTGGACCGCTTCCGCAATCCTTATTTGACGGACGAGGTCGAACGCGTGGGACGTTCTCCTATTCGTAAGCTATCTCCGAACGACAGGTTAGTTCGTCCGGCTCTCCAAGCGTTTGAGCTAGGGATACAGCCGAATCATTTGGCGCTGGCTATGGCGGCTGCCCTGTTGTTCGATAACGCAGAAGATCCGGAAGCCGTTGAACTGCAGTCGGCTATTCAAGCCTTAGGGATAAACCAGGCTGTGACTCAATATACAAGCATCCCGGAAGAGCATCCAGTACATGCGCTGATCCTGAATCATGTTCATCAATTGA
- a CDS encoding PTS sugar transporter subunit IIA has product MSILSKDKVKLNAKAQDKFEAIRMAGQLLVDAGHASAGYIDLMIEREQTLSTYMGGGLAIPHGTKDSKELIRSTGLSIIQFPEGVDFGDGEKAHLVVGIAAAGDDHLEILTNVAMICSDDDNLERILKASSAEEMIGIFESGMES; this is encoded by the coding sequence ATGAGTATCTTATCGAAGGACAAAGTGAAACTGAATGCCAAAGCCCAGGACAAATTTGAAGCGATTCGCATGGCCGGACAGCTTCTCGTCGATGCGGGCCACGCTTCTGCCGGATATATTGACTTAATGATTGAAAGAGAGCAAACCCTGTCTACCTATATGGGTGGAGGGCTGGCTATTCCTCACGGCACCAAGGATTCCAAAGAACTCATACGTTCCACGGGGCTGTCGATCATACAATTTCCCGAAGGTGTCGATTTCGGTGATGGAGAGAAGGCTCATTTGGTAGTGGGTATTGCCGCGGCAGGAGACGATCATTTGGAAATTTTGACGAATGTGGCGATGATTTGCTCGGATGACGATAACCTGGAGCGCATCCTTAAAGCATCTTCGGCTGAAGAGATGATCGGTATTTTCGAAAGCGGGATGGAATCATGA
- a CDS encoding BglG family transcription antiterminator, with translation MNVSNRQRQILELLLNRKDEITAGEIAADIKVSTRTVHRELLELENVLAAYDVSLHKKSGIGIQIQAESEQLDALKRSLSNMNTVEYSADERKALMLCTLLEADEPVKLFSLAHNLQVTVPTISSDLDDLEEWIQKSGLTLVRRRGYGVQLNGPEANKRNAICLLARKHLDDSDLFGKIAIGPHHPLTGRLLAMVGKDHWMNVEHALWQLEEKWPIELSEGAYTDLLIRLSVAITRIRQGKEIEPAWELHSGQETAVDSMTAKAPMVLQLSEALHLSLPPEEASYIAELLDWDGEVHPNRLLPQDDISLMETVQRLIRYIENQVGVPLSEDRSLREGLLKHIEPAFQRIRGGAHIRNPLLSQIKKDYELLFGFIRQGADEIITGFVVPDEEIGFLVLHFGASMERLKQFSRNVKAIVVCTSGIGSSKLLAIRLEKELPQIEIVGNVSWYEAARTPEQAYDLIISTVDLPLEPGKYFKLSPLLTKEETEKLRQYVQTITLKRAPVDLPGPRQGTPSLERLRGLKAYLDEMVSLMDDFKVFHLANHSDLQSTLQQACDAVSRDGAWERTEPIVEQLLERERYGTQVIPETGLALFHTRSELVRRPMLSLFRLTEALTLDSEHPTQVRELLLMLGPRELSKEGLEVLSEISALLLRPDMIRMLESGTTEQIKQFISNELAVFFENKTEMGRVT, from the coding sequence ATGAACGTTTCCAACAGACAACGACAAATCCTGGAGCTGCTGCTGAACCGGAAGGATGAAATCACGGCTGGAGAAATTGCCGCTGATATCAAGGTCAGCACGCGGACGGTTCACAGAGAGCTGCTGGAGTTGGAGAACGTTCTGGCGGCCTATGATGTTTCCCTGCACAAAAAATCCGGTATCGGCATCCAAATTCAAGCAGAGTCGGAACAGCTGGATGCGCTCAAACGGAGTCTCTCCAATATGAATACAGTGGAATATTCGGCAGATGAACGAAAAGCGCTGATGCTTTGTACGCTTTTAGAAGCCGATGAACCGGTGAAGCTGTTTTCCTTGGCGCACAATCTGCAAGTTACCGTACCGACGATCAGCAGTGATTTGGACGACCTTGAAGAATGGATTCAGAAAAGCGGCTTGACGTTGGTTCGGCGAAGAGGGTATGGCGTACAGCTAAACGGTCCTGAAGCCAATAAGAGAAATGCCATATGCCTGCTGGCACGAAAGCATCTGGATGATTCCGACTTGTTCGGGAAAATCGCTATCGGACCGCATCATCCGCTGACCGGACGGCTCCTTGCTATGGTAGGTAAAGACCATTGGATGAATGTGGAGCATGCGCTGTGGCAGCTGGAAGAAAAATGGCCCATCGAGCTTTCGGAGGGGGCTTATACTGACCTCTTGATCCGATTGTCTGTAGCGATCACAAGAATCCGGCAGGGCAAGGAGATCGAACCGGCTTGGGAGCTGCATTCCGGCCAAGAGACGGCAGTCGATAGCATGACGGCCAAGGCTCCAATGGTCTTGCAATTATCCGAAGCGCTGCATCTTTCTTTGCCTCCGGAGGAAGCCTCTTATATAGCAGAATTATTGGATTGGGATGGAGAGGTCCATCCCAACCGACTGCTCCCGCAAGATGATATAAGCTTGATGGAGACGGTTCAACGACTCATACGCTACATAGAGAATCAAGTCGGCGTACCGCTAAGTGAAGATCGTTCCTTGAGGGAAGGGCTGCTCAAGCACATTGAGCCGGCCTTCCAGCGGATTAGGGGAGGCGCACACATTCGTAATCCGCTCCTCTCCCAAATTAAAAAGGATTATGAGCTTCTATTTGGCTTTATCCGGCAAGGGGCAGATGAAATCATCACTGGATTCGTTGTCCCTGATGAAGAAATCGGATTTCTCGTCTTGCATTTCGGCGCATCCATGGAACGTCTGAAGCAGTTTTCCCGTAACGTCAAGGCGATTGTGGTATGCACCAGCGGTATTGGGTCCTCGAAGCTGTTGGCCATCCGATTGGAGAAGGAGCTGCCTCAAATCGAGATTGTCGGGAATGTGTCTTGGTACGAAGCTGCCAGAACTCCAGAACAGGCATATGATTTAATCATTTCCACCGTGGACCTTCCTTTGGAGCCGGGGAAATACTTCAAGCTAAGCCCTCTGCTCACGAAAGAAGAGACGGAAAAACTGCGTCAATATGTTCAAACCATCACCTTAAAGCGGGCTCCCGTGGACCTTCCCGGGCCTAGGCAGGGGACTCCGTCATTAGAGCGTTTACGCGGTCTTAAAGCCTATTTAGACGAAATGGTATCCCTGATGGACGATTTTAAGGTGTTTCACTTGGCGAACCATTCGGACCTGCAGTCAACGCTACAGCAGGCTTGTGATGCGGTTAGCAGGGATGGGGCTTGGGAGAGAACCGAACCGATCGTCGAGCAGCTGCTGGAGAGAGAACGATACGGGACTCAGGTGATCCCGGAAACCGGGTTGGCTCTGTTTCATACAAGAAGTGAGCTTGTCCGAAGACCGATGCTGTCTTTGTTTCGGCTAACCGAAGCATTGACCTTGGACTCTGAGCATCCCACGCAGGTCCGCGAGCTGCTGCTCATGCTTGGGCCGCGGGAGCTTTCCAAGGAAGGTCTGGAAGTCCTAAGTGAGATCAGCGCTTTGCTGCTCCGGCCGGATATGATCCGGATGCTAGAGAGCGGGACCACGGAGCAGATTAAGCAATTTATATCGAATGAGCTGGCAGTTTTTTTTGAAAATAAAACCGAAATGGGGAGAGTTACCTAA